The following are encoded in a window of Mycobacteroides chelonae CCUG 47445 genomic DNA:
- a CDS encoding IS481 family transposase — MRELSVVEQRYQAVLAVISDGLAISQVASKVGVSRQTLHAWLARYEADGLDGLVDRSHRPVSCPHQMPAQVEAAVVELRRSRPYWGPRRLVFELAKRKVSPLPSESAVYRALVRAAMIDPALRDRRSRKWKRWERGAPMELWQMDVVGGFPLADGTSAKALTGIDDHSRMCVCARLMARECTRAVCDGLRDALATYGSPEQILTDNGKVFTGRFNHPPVEVLFDAICRESGIEHLLTQPRSPTTTGKIERFHRSLRAEFLSTAVPFRDLKTAQQALDVWVRDYNINRPHQSLKMATPAQRFTASAPVAAPSPSKAARQHQRDGSDWVSRTVTTNGVVCVSWQQVSVGRHHAGARCDVHVDGDLLRFWIGEDLVKTAARTSTGEVRNKKACRNRDQA, encoded by the coding sequence ATGAGGGAGTTGAGCGTGGTCGAGCAGCGGTATCAGGCTGTGTTAGCGGTGATCAGCGATGGGTTGGCGATCAGCCAGGTGGCGAGCAAGGTCGGGGTGTCTCGCCAGACGTTGCATGCGTGGTTGGCCCGCTATGAGGCCGATGGTTTGGATGGTTTGGTGGATCGGTCGCATCGGCCGGTGTCGTGTCCGCATCAGATGCCTGCGCAGGTGGAAGCGGCGGTGGTGGAGTTGCGTCGGTCTCGTCCGTATTGGGGTCCGCGGCGGTTGGTGTTCGAACTGGCCAAACGTAAGGTGTCTCCGCTGCCGTCGGAATCGGCGGTGTATCGCGCGCTGGTGCGGGCCGCGATGATCGATCCCGCATTGCGGGATCGGCGTTCACGCAAGTGGAAACGCTGGGAACGTGGGGCGCCGATGGAGTTGTGGCAGATGGATGTCGTTGGCGGGTTCCCGTTGGCTGACGGGACATCAGCGAAGGCGTTGACCGGGATCGATGACCATTCCCGGATGTGCGTGTGCGCCCGTCTGATGGCCCGTGAGTGCACCCGCGCGGTGTGTGATGGACTGCGGGATGCCTTGGCTACCTATGGGTCTCCGGAGCAGATCCTGACCGATAACGGCAAGGTGTTCACGGGCCGGTTCAATCATCCGCCGGTGGAAGTACTTTTCGATGCGATCTGCCGCGAGAGCGGGATTGAGCATCTGTTGACCCAACCGCGCAGTCCGACCACGACGGGCAAGATCGAACGGTTTCATCGGAGTTTACGTGCTGAATTCCTGTCCACGGCAGTACCTTTCCGGGATTTGAAGACAGCCCAGCAGGCGTTGGATGTGTGGGTCCGCGACTACAACATCAACCGGCCGCATCAGTCGTTGAAGATGGCTACCCCGGCCCAGCGGTTCACTGCGTCCGCGCCGGTGGCAGCGCCGTCACCGTCGAAGGCGGCCCGCCAGCACCAGCGTGACGGGTCTGATTGGGTGTCTCGGACGGTGACGACTAATGGGGTGGTGTGCGTGTCCTGGCAGCAAGTCTCGGTGGGTCGCCATCACGCTGGGGCTCGTTGCGATGTGCACGTCGATGGCGACCTGCTGCGGTTCTGGATCGGGGAGGATCTGGTCAAAACCGCTGCCCGCACCAGCACCGGTGAGGTACGAAACAAGAAGGCCTGCCGCAACCGCGACCAGGCCTAA
- a CDS encoding DUF5677 domain-containing protein, producing the protein MPGSNQQSGVLAGHVKRGKVFTSPLAATGVLNVASWVRDDLPDLLWPVLVLSELGSDQAVRFVRWQGRVLAELDGSAEPAFLAGCLDGRLSGLQRLSEKDPDAIDVVTSHASRLGLLSEGIRRTLSSYPRRPAEWLTGLEMESPGKSEIDRLATAVLEAMTDDHREAIIKCMAIWSGVQAGTLSSSQETVDLLKCYPNDAATISQADSAIRAMWGAMRAAMLARDSDYFVESIRFSKIFWGVNSMTTRCMRARDVNPDKQVDAIADHSGEPERTEPESSGLLREDFQQRAMDLTSSYVEAVETSASRLYDPSRDEVHTGLVVRAAREVIAMLGSPDLWCSEHGSGVGRTLVENRILLVWMATQNQEEIYRRYKDYGAGKAKLYALLAKGMPSDWLVNGAEEAVSVIERASHNGVLDYREVDISANFAGKSLRQMADECGLADLYRHAYQMQSGISHSEWWSVEIHCMEPCLNVLHRGHLIPSMSLPARGSDDIARSWLIALYGLIRASLDLLGISDSIVHAAFGWLEGVDLPEDAWRRSESDTESGVAPAEEAGVDVD; encoded by the coding sequence ATGCCCGGTTCGAACCAGCAGTCCGGGGTCTTGGCCGGGCATGTGAAGCGTGGAAAGGTGTTCACGTCGCCGCTCGCTGCGACCGGGGTGCTCAACGTCGCGAGTTGGGTGAGAGATGACCTGCCCGATCTTCTCTGGCCAGTCTTGGTTCTCTCTGAACTGGGCAGTGACCAGGCTGTGAGATTTGTACGCTGGCAGGGACGTGTGTTGGCCGAACTGGACGGAAGTGCCGAGCCTGCCTTCCTCGCGGGATGCCTCGACGGGCGTCTCTCAGGTCTACAGCGACTCTCGGAGAAGGATCCGGACGCGATCGACGTTGTGACCTCGCACGCGTCGAGGCTCGGATTGCTGTCAGAAGGCATCCGCCGAACGCTGTCGTCGTATCCACGCAGACCCGCTGAGTGGCTGACCGGCTTGGAGATGGAATCTCCAGGAAAGTCCGAAATCGATCGACTCGCCACTGCAGTTCTAGAGGCCATGACTGATGATCATCGCGAGGCGATTATCAAATGCATGGCCATCTGGAGCGGTGTTCAGGCGGGGACGCTAAGTAGCAGTCAAGAGACGGTCGACCTTCTCAAATGTTATCCGAACGATGCCGCGACTATCTCGCAGGCGGATTCCGCTATACGGGCGATGTGGGGGGCTATGCGAGCGGCAATGCTTGCACGTGATTCCGACTACTTCGTCGAGAGTATTCGATTTTCAAAAATCTTTTGGGGTGTGAATTCGATGACGACACGATGCATGCGTGCGCGGGATGTGAACCCGGACAAGCAAGTCGACGCTATTGCAGATCATTCCGGTGAACCTGAGCGTACGGAACCCGAGTCGTCGGGTCTGCTCCGCGAGGATTTCCAACAGCGAGCGATGGACTTGACGTCGAGCTACGTCGAGGCCGTAGAGACATCTGCGTCAAGGCTATACGACCCATCACGTGATGAGGTCCACACAGGACTAGTGGTGCGTGCCGCTCGCGAGGTGATCGCGATGCTTGGATCGCCCGATCTCTGGTGCTCGGAGCATGGTTCGGGCGTCGGACGCACCCTCGTCGAGAATCGGATTCTGCTTGTCTGGATGGCTACCCAGAATCAGGAGGAAATCTATCGTCGATACAAGGACTATGGTGCGGGCAAAGCCAAGTTGTACGCATTGCTCGCAAAAGGGATGCCGAGCGATTGGCTCGTCAACGGTGCCGAAGAGGCCGTATCCGTAATCGAGAGGGCCAGCCACAATGGAGTTCTTGATTACCGAGAGGTCGACATCAGCGCGAACTTCGCGGGCAAATCCTTGCGGCAGATGGCCGACGAATGCGGACTTGCTGATCTGTATCGGCACGCTTACCAAATGCAGAGCGGTATCTCACACTCCGAGTGGTGGTCAGTCGAAATCCATTGCATGGAGCCATGTCTTAACGTCCTTCATCGCGGCCATCTAATTCCGAGTATGTCCCTCCCTGCTAGAGGCAGTGACGACATCGCACGATCGTGGCTCATTGCTCTCTATGGGCTCATTAGAGCGAGCCTGGACTTACTCGGCATCTCAGATTCCATCGTGCATGCAGCTTTCGGCTGGCTTGAGGGGGTTGACTTGCCCGAGGATGCGTGGCGTCGATCAGAGTCAGATACCGAGAGTGGTGTAGCTCCGGCGGAGGAGGCCGGTGTGGACGTTGACTGA